The segment TTAAATAATGGAAGCGGCGGTTTGTACGCTCAGGCGTTCCTTCTCCTGCAAATTGGCGCTTCGGATCTTCACCCTCACGTTTGAACGGGAACACACCGGACGTATAAGGGAATTCCCCAGGGACGTTCTCGCGGTACACCCACTTCAAAATCTCCCCATAGTCCACATACTTCGGCAGGACCACTTTCGGGATCTTCAAACCGGACAAAGTCTTTGTAGTAAGCTTTGTGATGAGTTCTTTGTCGCGGATTTTTGTGACAAACTGGTCACCGGAATATTTCTTTTTCTTCTCTTCCCAGCCTGCTAAAATTTTGCGTGAATCACTAGTCAATTTTTCCTCGTACTCACGGCGAAGCTCGGCAAGCGAAGCCACTAGCTCCTCGTTTCCAACTCCACTGGCAGCTTCCATCGCCCCATCCAACTGGAACAATTTCCGTGCCAACTCGACTTGCTCAGCAGCCATTTTATGATAATTGCGGACCGTGTCACTGATCTCACGCAAATAATAGCGACGGTCATTCGGAATGATCACATTCTGTTTTTCCACATCTTTGGACGTCGGCAGGCTGCTAGCATAAGAAGAACCCGTCTTCTCATTCATTAACTCAAGCAACGCGGCAAAAAGCGTGTTCGTGCCCAAGTCATTGAACTGACTCGCAATCGTGCCATATACCGGCATTTCATCAAGCTCTTTATCCCATAAAAGACGGCTGCGTTGGTACTGCTTTTGTACCTGGCGCTTCGCATCCTCAGAACCTTTGCGCTCAAATTTATTGATGACAATCAGGTCTGCATAATCGATCATATCGATTTTTTCCAATTGAGATGGCGCACCGAACTCACTTGTCATCACATACATCGAGATGTCGCAGATCTCTGTTATCCCTGCATCCCCCTGCCCGATTCCACTCGTCTCGACGATGATCAAGTCAAAACCTGCCGCCTTCGTCACAGCAATCGCATCTTGGATCGCCAAGGAAAGCTCGGAACGAGAACCACGGGTTGCAAGCGAACGCATATAAACACGCGGGTTAAAAATGGCGTTCATGCGGATGCGGTCTCCAAGCAATGCGCCACCTGTCTTCTGCTTCGTCGGATCGATGGACAAGATCGCCACCTTCTTATCCGGTACTTCATTGATAAATCTACGGATCAGTTCATCGGTAAGCGAGCTTTTCCCCGCACCACCTGTACCAGTAATCCCAAGAACCGGCACGGTTTTCTGCTTTTCTTTTACCTTCGCAAGGGCTGTTTGGGCCGTTGCCGCCACCTCTTCATCCGAAGTCACCTGCAGTTCGGATAAGGTAATCAGTTTGGCAATCGCCTGATGATTATCGGCATCCAGGCGCTCCACTTCATCGCCAAGGGATTTGACCGTCATAAAGTCACAATCCTTCAGCATCGAGTTGATCATGCCTTGCAGTCCATGCTCCCTGCCGTCCTCCGGCGAAAAGATGCGAGCGATCCCGTATGCATGCAGTTCTTTTATTTCACTAGGAATGATGACCCCGCCGCCACCGCCGTAAATGCGGATGTGAGAGGCACCTTTTTCCTTCAGCAAATCATACATGTATTTAAAATACTCGACATGTCCGCCCTGATAGGAGGAAATCGCGATTCCCTGCACATCCTCCTGGATCGCCGCGTTTACGATCTCTTCCACGGAACGGTTGTGGCCAAGGTGGATGACCTCGGCACCGCTCGCCTGGATGATGCGGCGCATGATGTTGATCGAGGCGTCATGCCCGTCAAATAGACTTGAAGCTGTCACAAAACGAATATGGTTAGTTGGACGATATACTTCCATGTTTCACATTCTCCCCCTTTGTAATTCCGTGCACTAAAAGTTCAATCTGGCCCTCGATATAGGTATCCAGCTCAAAGTGCCTGTGCAGCACCCAGCGCCGGAATCCCCACATCTGGCCCTGTACGAAAATGTTATGGGCAACCAATTGAATCTGCTGTTCTTTCATTTCGATGTCCTCTGCTGTCATGCAGTTACGGATGACCTGCTCAAACATGGCCACCATCGCAAGCTCCTTGTTCAGCACGTAAGGAAGCGCATCTTTTGATAACGATTTTGCCTCCTGATACATGACAAGGACCTCATCCTGCATTTCATCCATCACCCGAAAATAGTACCGGATCGCGGACTTCAAGCTCTCCAGGTTCCCCCGCTTCATGTCGAGCTCCTGCTGCAGGCGCTCGCCCACCTGGTCATAAATCCGGTCGCAGACGAGGTAAAGGACATCTTCCTTCGTTCTGATATATTCATAGAGTGTGCCGATGCTGAAACCGGCCTCTTTCGCAATTTCCCTTGTTGTCGTGCGGTGGAAGCCCTTCTCTTTAAAAAGGCTCACCGCCCCCTTGATCATCTGGTCGCGGCGCTTCTCGATCAGCCGCTCGTCTTTTACGGATGCATGTACTTGACGTTTTTTCATCATCCTGTCCGTCACCTACTTACTTAGTAAGCATTCTGGAGATTACGAGACGTTGTATTTCTTGTGTTCCTTCATAAATTTGCGTAATTTTCGCATCCCTCATATAGCGCTCCACCGGATAGTCCTTCGTATAACCGTAGCCACCGAATACCTGAACCGCCTCGGTTGTCACCTTCATCGCCGTGTCTCCAGCGAAAAGTTTGGACATCGCAGACTCCAAGCCATAGCTCAAGCCCTCGGACTCTCTCCAAGCTGCCTGGTAGGTGAGTAGTCTTGAAGCTTCCACCGTTGTCGCCATATCTGCCAGTTTAAAAGAAACACCCTGCTGCGCTGCGATCGGCTTGCCGAACTGAACGCGCTCTTTGGCATATGCAACGGCCGCATCAAGTGCACCTTGCGCAATCCCGACAGCCTGTGCAGCAATCCCGTTACGTCCGCCATCAAGCGTCGTCATCGCAACTTTGAAACCTTCACCCTCTGCTCCAAGCATGTTTTCTACCGGCACGCGGCAGTCTTCGAAAATGATTTCTGTCGTCGGTGAAGAACGAATGCCCAGCTTTTGTTCTTTTTTCCCAACGCTGAAGCCCGGGAAATCCGCTTCCACGATGAATGCACTCGTTCCTTTATGCTTGCTGGACGGATCTGTCACCGCAAACACCACATAGATGTCAGCGATTCCACCGTTTGTGATGAAAATTTTTGAACCGTTCAGGACATAATGGTCGCCGTCTAGCTTTGCCGTTGTACGCATTCCACCCGCATCAGATCCGGATCCTGGTTCTGTCAGCCCATATCCGCCAATGCTCGTTCCTTGTGCAAGTGGCACCAAGTATTTCTGCTTCTGCTCTTCTGTTCCGTACTTGTAGATCGGCCAGCTCGCAAGTGATGTGTGCGCGGAAAGGGTTACCCCTGTGGAAGCACATACTCGGGATAATTCCTCTACAGCGATGCAATAAGCCAGGTAGTCACTGCCGATTCCGCCGTACTCCTCTGGAAACGGGATTCCCGTCAAACCAAGGTCCGCCATCTTTTTGAAAATATCCATATCAAAGCGCTCTTCCTCGTCACGCTCGGCTGCTGTCGGTTCCACTTCGTTCTTGGCAAAATCACGGACCATTTTGCGAATCATTTCATGCTCTTCAGAAAGTAAAAAGTTCATATTTTTCATCCCCCGATGATTTAGTTTTTTAGACGCCGTTGCTTTCTGCACCAGGCACCGGGTTTCGCTTATCGCGGGGCCGGGCACGGCGGTTGGTATGGTTTAGTGGTCAATTTTACGACTTTTTCTCGTTTTTTTGCTATTTTAAGTGCACTTGAAAACCGTTCGGACATTTGAAAAGGGCTTTCGGACACTTTTGATGTTCTTTTGGAGGTGATTCGGACAAACTATGAACGTGATCGGACAACTTTGGTGGTGTGTTTGGACCATTGAAAAATCGGTTTGGACAATCTCGTGGAATCTTTGGACAACTTTGCGAAAACTTCGGACAAGAATCGAAAAACTTTGGACAACTTCCGCAAATCTTCGGACATTCCTACATTCCTTTTGAAGTCACCTAAAATCACCATCGCAGACCCCGCTCCAATTCATCCAACCTCAATCAATTCACCAAATGCTTCCCTATCACCATTCTCTGAATCTCGCTCGTACCCTCATAGATCTCACAAACCTTCGCGTCACGGAAATAGCGCTCAACCGGATAATCCTTCGTGTAGCCGTAGCCACCGAACACCTGGACCGCCTCGATCGCCACGTTCATTGCCGTCTGTGATGCGAAAAGTTTTGCCATGGAGGCTTCCTTACCGCAAGGCTTGCCTAATGCCCGCAGGTTTGCCGCGCGGTACGTCAACAATCTCGCACCTTCAACAGAAGTCGCCATGTCTGCCAGTTTAAAAGAAACACCCTGCTGTGCAGCGATTGGCTTACCGAACTGAACGCGTTCTTTTGCATAGGCTGTTGCCGCCTGCACTGCCGCTTCTGCTATCCCAAGGGACTGTGCCGCGATCCCGATTCGGCCAACGTCAAGGTTGGCCATGGCAATTTTGAAGCCTTCCCCTTCTTCGCCTAAAAGATTTTCCGCAGGAACCTTCGCATCTTCAAACGTCAGCTGGACCGTTTTGGAGCCGTGCAAGCCCATCTTGTGCTCATCTTTTCCGATGACAAATCCCGGAGTATCCTTTTCCACGATGAATGCGGAAACCCCCTTAGATCCAAGCTCCGGATTGGTGGATGCAAAGACGATGTACGTGTCTGCTTGCCCGCCGTTTGTGATGAATACCTTCGCGCCGTTCAGCACATAGTGGTCACCCTGTTTTACTGCACGCGTCTTGAGGCTCCCTGCATCAGATCCCGCACTCGGCTCCGTCAAACAGAACGCGCCAAGGTACTCGCCGGAAGCAAGCTTTGTGACATATTTCTGTTTTTGTTCCTCTGTGCCAAAATAAAGAATCGGATTCGTTCCGACTGACGTGTGCACGGAAAGGATCACTCCTACTGTTGCGCTCACGCGGGAAAGCTCATTGATCGCGATGATGTAGGAAGGAAAGTCCATTCCCGCTCCGCCGTACTCTTCCGGGATTGTCATTCCCATCAAGCCAAGGTCCGCCATTTTCTTCAATATTTCACGAGGGAATTCGCCCTCTTCCATTTTTTCCACGAAAGGTGCAATTTCTGTTTCCGCGAAATCGCGCACCATTTTCCGGACCATTTCCTGCTCTTCTGTAAAACGTAAATTCATGCCATTCGTCCCCTCTCCTGCTGTCTGAAAAAATTCCCCTTTGTCCTCTAGGCTACTGAAAAAGTAGTTAATTTTAGTAGTTGGATAAATACCACTGTTGATTTCCGCAAGTAGATTCGCTTATCTAGAGGGCGACCTTGAGCCTCCTCGGGCTATGCCCTGCGGGTCTCAACATTGTTGCTACTCCCCCGCAGGAGTCTTCGTATTTGCTCCAATCCACAGCTGGAAATTATCAATCGCTAAAAGTTTTCCGTTTTCCAGTGACCTCTTGCCATCAAGCCCCTATTACGTCTCGTACGTATAAAATCCTCGGCCCGTCTTGCGGCCCAGCCAGCCAGCTTTCACATATTTTCTTAGCAATGGACATGGACGATATTTGTCATCCCCAAAGCCTTCATGCAAGGTTTCCATGATGTACAGGCAAGTGTCGAGTCCGATAAAATCGGCAAGTGTCAAAGGCCCCATCGGATGGTTCATGCCAAGCTTCATTACTTCATCGATTGCCTCCGGCGTTGCTACACCTTCGTAAACGGTGAAAATTGCCTCGTTGATCATTGGCATCAACACACGGTTGGATACGAATCCTGGGAAGTCGTTCACTTCCACCGGCACTTTGGAAAGCTTTTTCGTCATATCTTCAATCGCACCGTATACTTCGTCTGCTGTTTGCAAGCCGCGAATGATTTCGACAAGCTTCATGACAGGAACCGGGTTCATGAAGTGCATCCCAATTACCTTTTCAGGTCTGCCCGTTGCTGCCGCAATCTCTGTGATAGGAAGCGAAGATGTATTTGTCGCTAAAATCGTGTGAGCTGGAGCGTGCTGGTCAAGTTCTGCGAAAATCTTCTTTTTGATGTCCATGTTTTCGACTGCCGCTTCAATGACGATGTCGACATGCTTCGCATCTTCAAGGGCGGTCGTCGTTTGCAGGCGACCCAATACGGTGGTTTTCTCGTCCTCCGTCATGCGGCCTTTGTCCACGGATCTGCTTAAATTTTTCGTGATGCCCGCAAACCCGCGGTCCAAAAATTCCTGCTTCAAATCGTTCATATATACGTCATAGCCGGCCATCGCACAAACCTGCGCGATCCCTGAGCCCATCTGCCCTGCGCCGATCACCATTACTTTTTGAATTGTCATGTTCAATTTCCTCCTAAAAAATTTCTGCTTATACTTGGATCAAAATTGCATCGCCCTGACCGCCACCTGAGCAGATGGAGGCAATCCCAAGTCCACCACCGCGACGCTTCAGCTCATGGATCAGCGAAACGATGATACGTGCTCCACTTGCTCCGATCGGATGTCCAAGTGCTACTGCACCGCCGTTTACATTCACTTTCTCCAGATCAAGCCCTGCAAGATTTGCAGATGCCAACGCAACCGCCGCGAAGGCTTCGTTAATTTCAAAAAGATCGATGTCTTCAAGCTTTGTTCCTGTTTTCTTTAAAAGTTCCGTGATGACAAGTCCCGGAGTCTTCGGGAAATCCTTTGCTTCCACTGCGATGGAGGCATGACCAAGGATGGTCGCAAGCACTTCCTTCCCTTCTTTTTCCGCACGATCTTCGCTCATCAGCACAAGTGCACTAGCTCCGTCATTCACGCCTGGTGCATTTCCTGCTGTGATAGTCCCGTCATGGTCGAATGCCGGTCGCAAGCTCGCGAGTTTTTCAATGGATGTATCTTTACGCGGAGACTCATCCTTACTCACGACAATTTGGTCCCCTTTTCGCTGTGGTACGGAAACTGGGACGATTTCTGCATCAAAAGTGCCCTTTTCTGTTGCTTCAATGGCGCGCTGGTGACTCCTATATGCCCATGCATCCTGGTCTTCTCGAGTGATTTCCATTTCGTTTGCCACGCTGTTTCCATATGTCCCCATGTGCACGCCTGTGAAGGTACAAGTTAAGCCGTCATGGACCATCAAGTCCTGCACGGTGCTGTCGCCCATACGAAGGCCCCATCTTGCTTTTGGTAGCATATATGGTGCGTTGCTCATGGATTCCATTCCGCCCGCTACGATGACCTCTTCTTCACCGGAGCGGATGAGGATGTCGCCGAGTGTGACACTGCGCATGCCGGATGCGCATACTTTGTTGATGGTTTCCGTGCGTACTTCCCATGGGAGGCCGGCTTTTTGGGAAGCTTGCCTTGATGGAAGCTGGCCTTGGCCGCCTTGAAGGACGGTTCCCATGATGACTTCGCCTACTTGGTCACCTGATACGCTTGCTCTTGATAAAGCTTCTTTGATGGCGACAGCGCCAAGGTCTGAGGCTGATAGGGTGCTTAGTCCTCCTGCAAATCGGCCGATTGGTGTACGAACTCCGCTAACGATTACTGTTTTTCCCATGGTTGATTTCCTCCTTTTTATTTTTAAAAATTCGCTTTGACTCCCAGTTGCTTTGCGTTCCAGGTGTTCGCTTTCCTAGTGGCGGTGCTTAAGCCTCCTCACAACGCTTCAGGGGTATTCCCTGTCCCTTCCTCCCGTAGGAGTCTCACCCCCTACACTCCAATCAATAAGGGGAAATCCCGCAAACACTTTGTTACCGCTTACAATTAATCTGTTTTAAAAACTGAACGACCGCTCAGTTTGGATGAAAAGCATATGGTGCACGCAGCAAACTACGTACACCTTTTATGCTTGGATCTATTATTCTATTAAGATACTAATTCTCTTTTTTCGCCGATGACAGAGCGCTCAAGCAGTTCTGCGACGTCATATGTGCCGACATTTTCTTCTACTTCCTTCGCTTTCGTGCCGTCGGAAAGCATCGTCAGGCAGTATGGACAGCCGGAGCTGATGACGCTTGGTGCGACTTCGAGTGCTTGTTCGGTACGGGCGACGTTGACGCGTGTGCCTGTATCCTCTTCCATCCACATGAGTCCTCCACCAGCTCCACAGCACATTCCCGTTTCGCGGCTGCGGTTCATTTCGACCACTTTTACACCTGGGATGGCTTTCAGGATGTCACGAGGCGGCTCGTATACTTCGTTGTATCTTCCGAGGTAGCAAGAATCGTGATACGTGATGGTTTCTTTCACCTCGTGTACTGGTGTGAGTTTGCCTTCTTTCACAAGATCCGCCAACACTTCTGTATGGTGGTAAACTTCGGCTTCGAGTCCGAAATCAGGGTACTCGTTTTTGAAAATGTTATAAGCATGCGGGTCGATCGTGACGATTTTTTTGACTTCGTTTTTCTCGAATTCCGCGATGTTGCTTGTTGCAAGCTCCTGGAATAGGAATTCGTTTCCTAGACGGCGCGGCGTATCTCCGGAGTTCTTCTCCTTGTTGCCGAGAATCGCGAATTTCACGCCGGCTTCATTCAGTAATTTTGCAAAAGAGATGGCGATCTTCTGGGAGCGATTATCGAAAGATCCCATGGACCCTACCCAGAACAGATACTCGAACTCATCGCCTGCTTTTTTCATTTCTTTTACGGTTGGAATGCTTACCTCTGGTGCTGCTTCGCGCCAGTTTTCGCGCTCTTTGCGGTTCAGGCCCCAAGGATTTCCTTGGCGTTCGATGTTGGTCATCGCACGCTGTGCATCGGCATCCATTTTTCCTTCTGTAAGGACCAGGTAACGGCGTAGGTCGATGATTTTATCGACATGCTCGTTCATTACCGGACATTGGTCCTCACAGTTACGACAGGTCGTACATGCCCAGATCTCTTCTTCTGTGATGACATCGCCGATCAGGCTCGGGCTGTATTCAATCGTTGCCGCGCTTTCTTGTGCACCTTTCCCGGCAGCCGCCATGGCAAGCTGATTTCCTTGTGTGTTATTGAACGCATAAGTTGGTACCCAAGGGGATTTGGACGTGATGGCCGCTCCCTTGTCCGTCAGGTGATCACGGATTTTAACGATCAAATCCATCGGTGAAAGCATTTTTCCTGTGCCTGTAGCCGGACACATGTTGGTACAGCGGCCACATTCGACACATGCGTACATATCGATCAATTGGTATTGGGTGAAGTCTTCCACTTTCCCCACACCGAATGTTTCTTGTGTTTCGTCTTCAAAATCGATCTTTTCCAGTTTCCCAGCGTTGGTTGTACGGTGGAAAAATACATTCGCTGGCCCTGCAATTAAATGCGCATGCTTGGATTGCGGCACGTAGACCAAGAATGTTAATAGGAATAACAGATGGATCCACCAGCCGACATAGAATAATGCAATGGCAGCCGTTTCGTTGATCCAGCTGAACATTAGTGCGAATAAGGATGCCACCGGCTCACTCCATGTCAAACCATGGTCATGCCAGATGAGTCCCATTCCGTTTGAAAATAGTACGGACAGCATCAGTCCCCCGATAAATAATAGGACAAGCCCAGACTTGAAGCCTCTTTTCAAGCGAACTAATTTTTCCACATAACGACGATGGAAGGCCCATACCACCGCTACTAGAATCATCAAGGTTACAAGCTCTTGGAAAAATGTAAAGGCCGGATACAATGGTCCAAGCGGTAAATGCGCATTTGGAGCAAGTCCTTTGATGATCAGGTCAATGGCCCCCAGTTGCACCATGATGAATCCGTAGAAGAACATAACGTGGATGATTCCACTTTTCTTATCCTTCAATAATTTTTTCTGGCCAAAAACATTGACCCAGACTTTCTCTAATCGTTCTTTTACTTTATTGTCGAATTCAACTTTTTTACCAAGCTTGATGAATTGAATCCTTGTTCTGATCAAGTAAACAAATAGCGATACTGCGTAAGCGGTTACAATTATCGTTAAAATCCAATTGGCGATCAATAAACCGTTACTCACATCTCTCCACTCCTTTCGTGTCCCCTTTTACTGTCGGCCGTTTGCGTGTTTTTTGTTACGAAAGAGCCTCAATGTTTGGAAAGAATATAATTTTCAGAACTTTAGTAATTTACCTTTATCTTATAACTGAATGAGCATTCAGTCAACACATTTAGTTGAAATTCTGTGGCTTATTTTCAAGGAATGTGGGTATGGGTAATTAGTTATAGGATAAGATTGCCGTTTTACGTAAAAACTAAATGGACGTGTAAGCGGGAGGGATAAGCATGGAAGCAGTTTTGTATGTGTTATTGGCAATCGGAATATTTATCGCTTGGCTGGCGATTGATTTGCATTTAGGACGAAAGAAGCATTTGAAAGAGGAAAAAAGATTGAAGTTCCCAAAAAGACAGGGTGACATCCTCCTTTATTCCGATGGAAACCTGCTTTATAAAGATTTGTTTCA is part of the Sutcliffiella sp. FSL R7-0096 genome and harbors:
- a CDS encoding acyl-CoA dehydrogenase, coding for MNLRFTEEQEMVRKMVRDFAETEIAPFVEKMEEGEFPREILKKMADLGLMGMTIPEEYGGAGMDFPSYIIAINELSRVSATVGVILSVHTSVGTNPILYFGTEEQKQKYVTKLASGEYLGAFCLTEPSAGSDAGSLKTRAVKQGDHYVLNGAKVFITNGGQADTYIVFASTNPELGSKGVSAFIVEKDTPGFVIGKDEHKMGLHGSKTVQLTFEDAKVPAENLLGEEGEGFKIAMANLDVGRIGIAAQSLGIAEAAVQAATAYAKERVQFGKPIAAQQGVSFKLADMATSVEGARLLTYRAANLRALGKPCGKEASMAKLFASQTAMNVAIEAVQVFGGYGYTKDYPVERYFRDAKVCEIYEGTSEIQRMVIGKHLVN
- the icmF gene encoding fused isobutyryl-CoA mutase/GTPase IcmF, translated to MEVYRPTNHIRFVTASSLFDGHDASINIMRRIIQASGAEVIHLGHNRSVEEIVNAAIQEDVQGIAISSYQGGHVEYFKYMYDLLKEKGASHIRIYGGGGGVIIPSEIKELHAYGIARIFSPEDGREHGLQGMINSMLKDCDFMTVKSLGDEVERLDADNHQAIAKLITLSELQVTSDEEVAATAQTALAKVKEKQKTVPVLGITGTGGAGKSSLTDELIRRFINEVPDKKVAILSIDPTKQKTGGALLGDRIRMNAIFNPRVYMRSLATRGSRSELSLAIQDAIAVTKAAGFDLIIVETSGIGQGDAGITEICDISMYVMTSEFGAPSQLEKIDMIDYADLIVINKFERKGSEDAKRQVQKQYQRSRLLWDKELDEMPVYGTIASQFNDLGTNTLFAALLELMNEKTGSSYASSLPTSKDVEKQNVIIPNDRRYYLREISDTVRNYHKMAAEQVELARKLFQLDGAMEAASGVGNEELVASLAELRREYEEKLTSDSRKILAGWEEKKKKYSGDQFVTKIRDKELITKLTTKTLSGLKIPKVVLPKYVDYGEILKWVYRENVPGEFPYTSGVFPFKREGEDPKRQFAGEGTPERTNRRFHYLSKDDDAKRLSTAFDSVTLYGEDPAERPDIYGKVGNSGVSICTLDDMKKLYAGFDLCAPSTSVSMTINGPAPVILAMFMNTAIDQQVQKREEELGRVLSVEEFAEVRAVTMQTVRGTVQADILKEDQGQNTCIFSTEFALRVMGDIQQYFIDKKVRNYYSVSISGYHIAEAGANPITQLAFTLANGFTYVEYYLSRGMKIDDFAPNLSFFFSNGLDAEYTVIGRVARRIWATVMKNKYGANERSQKLKYHIQTSGRSLHAQEIDFNDIRTTLQALMALQDNCNSLHTNAYDEAITTPTEESVRRAMAIQMIITKEHGLAKNENPLQGAFVVEELTDLVEEMVLQEFERLNDRGGVLGAMETQYQRGKIQDESMYYEMKKHTGELPIIGVNTYKNPNPPSEDDLNDIELARSTEEEKQTQIRNLAAFQERNAAEVEEALSRLKQVAISGGNIFEELMETVRVASLGQITTALYEVGGQFRRNM
- a CDS encoding acyl-CoA dehydrogenase, with product MNFLLSEEHEMIRKMVRDFAKNEVEPTAAERDEEERFDMDIFKKMADLGLTGIPFPEEYGGIGSDYLAYCIAVEELSRVCASTGVTLSAHTSLASWPIYKYGTEEQKQKYLVPLAQGTSIGGYGLTEPGSGSDAGGMRTTAKLDGDHYVLNGSKIFITNGGIADIYVVFAVTDPSSKHKGTSAFIVEADFPGFSVGKKEQKLGIRSSPTTEIIFEDCRVPVENMLGAEGEGFKVAMTTLDGGRNGIAAQAVGIAQGALDAAVAYAKERVQFGKPIAAQQGVSFKLADMATTVEASRLLTYQAAWRESEGLSYGLESAMSKLFAGDTAMKVTTEAVQVFGGYGYTKDYPVERYMRDAKITQIYEGTQEIQRLVISRMLTK
- a CDS encoding TetR/AcrR family transcriptional regulator, whose protein sequence is MKKRQVHASVKDERLIEKRRDQMIKGAVSLFKEKGFHRTTTREIAKEAGFSIGTLYEYIRTKEDVLYLVCDRIYDQVGERLQQELDMKRGNLESLKSAIRYYFRVMDEMQDEVLVMYQEAKSLSKDALPYVLNKELAMVAMFEQVIRNCMTAEDIEMKEQQIQLVAHNIFVQGQMWGFRRWVLHRHFELDTYIEGQIELLVHGITKGENVKHGSISSN
- a CDS encoding 3-hydroxybutyryl-CoA dehydrogenase gives rise to the protein MTIQKVMVIGAGQMGSGIAQVCAMAGYDVYMNDLKQEFLDRGFAGITKNLSRSVDKGRMTEDEKTTVLGRLQTTTALEDAKHVDIVIEAAVENMDIKKKIFAELDQHAPAHTILATNTSSLPITEIAAATGRPEKVIGMHFMNPVPVMKLVEIIRGLQTADEVYGAIEDMTKKLSKVPVEVNDFPGFVSNRVLMPMINEAIFTVYEGVATPEAIDEVMKLGMNHPMGPLTLADFIGLDTCLYIMETLHEGFGDDKYRPCPLLRKYVKAGWLGRKTGRGFYTYET
- a CDS encoding acetyl-CoA C-acetyltransferase is translated as MGKTVIVSGVRTPIGRFAGGLSTLSASDLGAVAIKEALSRASVSGDQVGEVIMGTVLQGGQGQLPSRQASQKAGLPWEVRTETINKVCASGMRSVTLGDILIRSGEEEVIVAGGMESMSNAPYMLPKARWGLRMGDSTVQDLMVHDGLTCTFTGVHMGTYGNSVANEMEITREDQDAWAYRSHQRAIEATEKGTFDAEIVPVSVPQRKGDQIVVSKDESPRKDTSIEKLASLRPAFDHDGTITAGNAPGVNDGASALVLMSEDRAEKEGKEVLATILGHASIAVEAKDFPKTPGLVITELLKKTGTKLEDIDLFEINEAFAAVALASANLAGLDLEKVNVNGGAVALGHPIGASGARIIVSLIHELKRRGGGLGIASICSGGGQGDAILIQV
- a CDS encoding (Fe-S)-binding protein, with the translated sequence MSNGLLIANWILTIIVTAYAVSLFVYLIRTRIQFIKLGKKVEFDNKVKERLEKVWVNVFGQKKLLKDKKSGIIHVMFFYGFIMVQLGAIDLIIKGLAPNAHLPLGPLYPAFTFFQELVTLMILVAVVWAFHRRYVEKLVRLKRGFKSGLVLLFIGGLMLSVLFSNGMGLIWHDHGLTWSEPVASLFALMFSWINETAAIALFYVGWWIHLLFLLTFLVYVPQSKHAHLIAGPANVFFHRTTNAGKLEKIDFEDETQETFGVGKVEDFTQYQLIDMYACVECGRCTNMCPATGTGKMLSPMDLIVKIRDHLTDKGAAITSKSPWVPTYAFNNTQGNQLAMAAAGKGAQESAATIEYSPSLIGDVITEEEIWACTTCRNCEDQCPVMNEHVDKIIDLRRYLVLTEGKMDADAQRAMTNIERQGNPWGLNRKERENWREAAPEVSIPTVKEMKKAGDEFEYLFWVGSMGSFDNRSQKIAISFAKLLNEAGVKFAILGNKEKNSGDTPRRLGNEFLFQELATSNIAEFEKNEVKKIVTIDPHAYNIFKNEYPDFGLEAEVYHHTEVLADLVKEGKLTPVHEVKETITYHDSCYLGRYNEVYEPPRDILKAIPGVKVVEMNRSRETGMCCGAGGGLMWMEEDTGTRVNVARTEQALEVAPSVISSGCPYCLTMLSDGTKAKEVEENVGTYDVAELLERSVIGEKRELVS